The DNA window ACGGTCAGGAACGCGTGCATCGTCGCGAACGCATCCTTCGTGAAGGTCCCCGTAACCACGGGCTTGCGCCCGTAGGCCAGCGCCAGAAACAACCGATAACGATCGGCAAGCGCCCCGGGCACGTCATCCGGAACCACGCACGTACTCTGCAAATCCATCGCCGGAAGACTGTCCACCAGCACGACAAACTCACCCACATCGCGCGTGGTTGCTTTTCGAATGGATCGCGTGGCAAAGTCATGGACCCACGTCGCCGCCGATCCGGGGACAAAGCACACATCATCGTCACCCACACGGACCGCCTCCTCGCCATCCCTGTCATACAGAAAGAACGAGTGCGGCACCGTTGCCATACAACGCTCACACGTTTCCCGCGCGATGAAGACCCGCCGGCGATCATTGGCTATCCGCCCGCCCGCCTGCGACAACAAGTCGAGCGCCTCCTCGTTCTCCACCAGAATGCCGATGTCTTCCAGAACGCGAAAGGCCTCCTCAACAATCAATGCCACCTGTTCCGAGGACAGTAGTTCGACTCGGGGCCGATGAATGTCACCCATTGCTTCCCATTCACCTCCCTGGTAACCGTTTTGCGTCGGTATTCGCAATTGATCAGCTCACAACCATCACACGCATTATCGCTCCGCATCTCCATCGGGTGTTCACCAACACTGACGGCGAAGGTGATGGACTTGCGGGGCACCATCATGCACCCCTCCGTCAGCGCAACTCCGAGGCTTTCGCCGCCCAGGGCGGGCAGGATCCATCTTTGCTCCGAGAGGGCCCAACCGCCGTAACCTGGACTGAAGCGCCTTGTGCAACGCAGTCCTTCGCGGGCAATGTCTCCGCGAATCAGGTCGTTTGCTGCGTCCGCCGCCGCCTCAACCGCCGCGGAACCGAATACGTTCATGATCAGCGCCTTCGCGATTTCTCCGGCGGCATCGTACCTCTCCATTGCCTGCTCCACGCCGACGCCGATCGTTACCAGGCACAACACTGCCCCGTCGAGCTCTTTGAGAAACAGTGACCGCGCCAGCAGTTCCGGTCCGGCGCGCAGAATTGCGCATGCTGGCTTGAGCAACGGCGCGGCTTCCGCTCTCATCTCCGCCACGATGTCCCTGACCCGTTGCGGGACCGGGCGCTCCGCGTAGCCCAACATGCCCAGCACCACATCGTCCTCGAACAGGATCGGCAGGCTCGCCTCGCGCCGGATGTCACCCATGGCTGTCTCCCGGCCGGTGTCGGATAGCATCGGATGCACGGCGGATGAAGTCGGGCGTCGTTCCGCAACACCCGCCAACTGCGTTGACGCCAGCATCAAACAGCCCTTGTACGTGCTCGGCGAATTCCTCCGGTGCCTGTTCATACACCGGCCCACCAGCGCGAATCGCCGGATTGCCGGCGTTCGGCTGGCACAGCAAGGGCACTGTCGTGCTGCTTCTCAGAACGGCGGCCAGATTCAACATGTCTCCACTGGTGATCGAACAGTTTGCCCCGATCACGTCAGCGCCGGCCGCCTCGAGCTGTTTTGCCGCCTTCGACGCCTCATCACCCATGATGGTAAAGAACCCGCGCGGGTTGCGGTTGTAGGTAAGCGAGACCGCCACCGGGACATCGACCGTGTTCTTCGCCACTTCCAGCGCGATCAGGGCCTCCCTCAGATCGATCATGGTCTCTATGAGAATGAGATCTGGCGCATCACCACCACCGGCGCTACGCAGAGGCCCCAGGAACTCCCTTCGAACACGATCCGGATCCGCGGAGCCCACCGGCGGCAGCATCTCACCGCCCGGTCCCAGCGAGAACGCCACGAACCGACGGCGGTTGTCGGCGCCTCGAGAAGTCTCGGCAACCGCTTTCCGTGCGAGCTGCAGTCCTGCGGTGCTGAACTCGGCCGTGCGATCGGCAAGACCGTGCGTGGCCAGGCGAGCGGGTGTTGCCCCGAACGTGTTGGTCCCGACAACCTCGGCACCGGCGTCCAGATAGGCGCGATGAACACGCGTTACTGCTTCCGGGCGCGACACGTTCCATTCTTCGGGAGGCCAGCCGGCCGGCAGTCCGAGCCCGATCAGCATGCTCCCCATTCCCCCGTCGAACAGCAGGCGGCCTTCGGCAAGGCGCCTCATTATCCCGAACGACTCCATCTATTTCTCCAGCAGGGAGTCGGCAAGCTGCACGGCCGCCACGGCATTCTCTCCGTGGCCGTCCGC is part of the Candidatus Krumholzibacteriia bacterium genome and encodes:
- a CDS encoding homocysteine S-methyltransferase family protein, whose translation is MESFGIMRRLAEGRLLFDGGMGSMLIGLGLPAGWPPEEWNVSRPEAVTRVHRAYLDAGAEVVGTNTFGATPARLATHGLADRTAEFSTAGLQLARKAVAETSRGADNRRRFVAFSLGPGGEMLPPVGSADPDRVRREFLGPLRSAGGGDAPDLILIETMIDLREALIALEVAKNTVDVPVAVSLTYNRNPRGFFTIMGDEASKAAKQLEAAGADVIGANCSITSGDMLNLAAVLRSSTTVPLLCQPNAGNPAIRAGGPVYEQAPEEFAEHVQGLFDAGVNAVGGCCGTTPDFIRRASDAIRHRPGDSHG